In a genomic window of Jaculus jaculus isolate mJacJac1 chromosome 8, mJacJac1.mat.Y.cur, whole genome shotgun sequence:
- the C8H6orf141 gene encoding uncharacterized protein C6orf141 homolog: MVLLSGLFGWAEPRSVEAARPERRRVRSPSGPGAAPPRPRPTPAPRASQSLLDFRPGPVNDPPCGMEFGRPPRPAVGARSFLPREGRASPLAPGAPIPAQSQGGSGSLGGGNPDFASPAGGNVECAPWVREKVLFLLHPERWMGTPGDPACAEGPRGEDLPQVSRDHEDGGAGGPPRAPGARPREPAAPARPVFVRVVDYQVTREVLRTAGTTGRATTRTEERCVTAVTFRTQRH; encoded by the coding sequence ATGGTGCTGTTGTCAGGCCTTTTTGGATGGGCAGAGCCTCGATCTGTGGAGGCTGCGAGGCCAGAGAGGAGGCGGGTTCGAAGCCCCAGTGGCCCCGGGGCTGCTCCGCCCAGGCCTCGCCCAACGCCCGCGCCCCGCGCTTCCCAGAGCCTCCTGGACTTTCGCCCTGGACCAGTGAACGACCCTCCCTGCGGGATGGAGTTCGGGCGACCCCCTCGCCCCGCGGTCGGCGCCCGGTCCTTCCTGCCCAGGGAGGGGCGCGCATCCCCGCTGGCTCCCGGCGCCCCGATCCCTGCGCAGAGCCAGGGTGGCTCGGGGAGCCTGGGCGGCGGGAACCCGGACTTCGCATCCCCAGCCGGAGGGAATGTGGAGTGTGCGCCCTGGGTCCGAGAGAAAGTGCTCTTTCTCCTGCATCCCGAGAGGTGGATGGGGACGCCAGGGGACCCGGCCTGCGCAGAGGGGCCGCGCGGGGAGGACCTTCCCCAGGTGAGCCGGGACCACGAGGATGGGGGAGCCGGGGGGCCCCCTCGAGCTCCAGGAGCCCGGCCTCGGGAGCCCGCGGCCCCGGCCAGGCCGGTGTTCGTGCGCGTCGTGGATTACCAGGTGACCCGGGAGGTGCTGCGGACCGCGGGGACGACGGGGCGCGCGACCACGAGGACCGAGGAGCGCTGCGTGACCGCGGTCACTTTCCGCACCCAGCGGCACTGA
- the Glyatl3 gene encoding glycine N-acyltransferase-like protein 3 has protein sequence MLVLNCSTKLLILENLLKSHFPESLKVYGAVMNINRGNPFHKEVVLDSWPDFKAVITRRQREAETDNLDHYTNAYAVFYTEVRAYQELLEEHDVINWDQVFQIQGLQSQLYAVSKAAASAKQLDVDINLTSFKAVHFSPVSSLPDTSFLTESPPRLTYLSVADADLLNRTWSRGGNEQCLRYIANLISCFPSVCVRDNQGNPLSWGITDQFATMCHGYTLPDHRRKGYSRLVALTLARKLQSRGFPAQGNVLDSNRASINLLESVQAEFLPCRFHRLIVTPALFSRQAHP, from the exons ATGTTGGTACTAAACTGTTCTACCAAATTGCTGATACTGGAGAATTTGTTGAAGAGTCACTTTCCTGAATCTCTCAAG GTTTATGGAGCAGTGATGAACATAAATCGTGGCAATCCCTTTCACAAAGAAGTGGTATTGGATTCGTGGCCAGACTTCAAAGCTGTCATCACTCGGCGACAGAGAGAG GCTGAGACAGATAACCTCGACCACTATACTAACGCCTATGCTGTGTTCTACACAGAGGTCAGGGCTTACCAAGAGCTTCTAGAAGAACATGATGTTATTAACTGGGACCAAGTTTTTCAAATACAAG GGCTACAGAGTCAATTATATGCTGTCTCCAAAGCTGCTGCCAGTGCTAAGCAGTTAGATGTGGACATAAACCTGACTTCCTTCAAGGCTGTTCATTTCTCTCCGGTTTCATCTCTGCCTGACACCAGTTTCCT GACAGAGTCtccccccaggctgacctatctGAGTGTGGCTGACGCCGATCTGCTCAACAGGACCTGGTCTCGGGGTGGCAATGAGCAGTGCCTGAGGTACATTGCCAACCTCATCTCCTGCTTCCCCAGCGTGTGTGTCCGCGACAACCAGGGAAACCCACTCTCCTGGGGCATTACAGACCAGTTTGCCACTATGTGCCATGGCTACACCCTGCCCGATCACCGAAGGAAGGGCTACAGCCGCTTGGTGGCCCTCACGCTTGCCAGGAAACTACAGAGCCGGGGCTTCCCGGCTCAGGGAAATGTCCTGGACAGCAACAGGGCCTCGATAAACCTCCTGGAGAGTGTCCAGGCTGAGTTCTTGCCTTGTCGTTTCCACCGGCTTATTGTCACCCCCGCACTTTTCTCCAGACAAGCTCACCCTTAG